The following coding sequences are from one Triticum aestivum cultivar Chinese Spring chromosome 5A, IWGSC CS RefSeq v2.1, whole genome shotgun sequence window:
- the LOC123105434 gene encoding tubulin beta-6 chain isoform X4: protein MPGRGRIAAASPASSTCGTRMLPQPVWSTSRPASPPSSAETRKPAAAPWLPSPPAPSRTPTGASTISCMPAATRSTRSQLPRCVLMDLEPDTMGSVHTGPCGQIFRPDNFVFGQSGAGNNWAKGHYTEGGELIDSVLDVVREEAENCAASKVCHSLGGGTGSKIREEYPGRMMLTFSVFPSPKVSDTVVEPYNVTLSVHQLVENTDECMVLDNKALYDICFRTLKLTTPSWR from the exons GCCGCCTCGCCTGCCTCGTCTACCTGTGGGACGAGGATGTTGCCGCAGCCGGTGTGGAGCACATCGAGGCCCGCCTCGCCCCCCTCCTCCGCGGAgactcggaagccagcagcggcaCCGTGGCTGCCGTCCCCGCCGGCTCCATCCCGCACGCCGACCGGCGCCTCCACCATCTCATGTATGCCAGCGGCGACCAGGAGCACGCGTTCCCAACTCCCTCGGTGCGTGCTCATGGATCTCGAACCCGACACCATGGGCTCCGTGCACACGGGGCCCTGCGGCCAGATCTTCCGCCCCGACAACTTTGTCTTCGGCCAGTCCGGCGCCGGCAACAACTGGGCCAAGGGCCACTACACCGAGGGCGGGGAGCTCATTGACTCCGTCCTCGACGTCGTCCGCGAGGAGGCCGAGAACTGCGCTGCCTCCAAG GTGTGCCACTCCCTCGGTGGGGGCACCGGTTCCAAGATCAGGGAGGAGTACCCAGGCCGGATGATGCTCACCTTCTCCGTGTTCCCATCTCCAAAGGTCTCTGACACGGTGGTCGAGCCCTACAACGTCACTCTCTCGGTTCACCAGCTGGTGGAGAACACCGACGAGTGCATGGTGCTGGACAACAAGGCGCTCTACGACATTTGCTTCCGCACCCTCAAGCTGACCACACCTAGCT GGAGGTAA
- the LOC123105434 gene encoding tubulin beta-6 chain isoform X3, with translation MPGRGRIAAASPASSTCGTRMLPQPVWSTSRPASPPSSAETRKPAAAPWLPSPPAPSRTPTGASTISCMPAATRSTRSQLPRCVLMDLEPDTMGSVHTGPCGQIFRPDNFVFGQSGAGNNWAKGHYTEGGELIDSVLDVVREEAENCAASKVCHSLGGGTGSKIREEYPGRMMLTFSVFPSPKVSDTVVEPYNVTLSVHQLVENTDECMVLDNKALYDICFRTLKLTTPSWNFKGEEAG, from the exons GCCGCCTCGCCTGCCTCGTCTACCTGTGGGACGAGGATGTTGCCGCAGCCGGTGTGGAGCACATCGAGGCCCGCCTCGCCCCCCTCCTCCGCGGAgactcggaagccagcagcggcaCCGTGGCTGCCGTCCCCGCCGGCTCCATCCCGCACGCCGACCGGCGCCTCCACCATCTCATGTATGCCAGCGGCGACCAGGAGCACGCGTTCCCAACTCCCTCGGTGCGTGCTCATGGATCTCGAACCCGACACCATGGGCTCCGTGCACACGGGGCCCTGCGGCCAGATCTTCCGCCCCGACAACTTTGTCTTCGGCCAGTCCGGCGCCGGCAACAACTGGGCCAAGGGCCACTACACCGAGGGCGGGGAGCTCATTGACTCCGTCCTCGACGTCGTCCGCGAGGAGGCCGAGAACTGCGCTGCCTCCAAG GTGTGCCACTCCCTCGGTGGGGGCACCGGTTCCAAGATCAGGGAGGAGTACCCAGGCCGGATGATGCTCACCTTCTCCGTGTTCCCATCTCCAAAGGTCTCTGACACGGTGGTCGAGCCCTACAACGTCACTCTCTCGGTTCACCAGCTGGTGGAGAACACCGACGAGTGCATGGTGCTGGACAACAAGGCGCTCTACGACATTTGCTTCCGCACCCTCAAGCTGACCACACCTAGCT GGAATTTCAAGGGTGAGGAAGCTGGGTGA
- the LOC123105434 gene encoding tubulin beta-6 chain isoform X2 encodes MPGRGRIAAASPASSTCGTRMLPQPVWSTSRPASPPSSAETRKPAAAPWLPSPPAPSRTPTGASTISCMPAATRSTRSQLPRCVLMDLEPDTMGSVHTGPCGQIFRPDNFVFGQSGAGNNWAKGHYTEGGELIDSVLDVVREEAENCAASKVCHSLGGGTGSKIREEYPGRMMLTFSVFPSPKVSDTVVEPYNVTLSVHQLVENTDECMVLDNKALYDICFRTLKLTTPSCGGMRTLSKRTS; translated from the exons GCCGCCTCGCCTGCCTCGTCTACCTGTGGGACGAGGATGTTGCCGCAGCCGGTGTGGAGCACATCGAGGCCCGCCTCGCCCCCCTCCTCCGCGGAgactcggaagccagcagcggcaCCGTGGCTGCCGTCCCCGCCGGCTCCATCCCGCACGCCGACCGGCGCCTCCACCATCTCATGTATGCCAGCGGCGACCAGGAGCACGCGTTCCCAACTCCCTCGGTGCGTGCTCATGGATCTCGAACCCGACACCATGGGCTCCGTGCACACGGGGCCCTGCGGCCAGATCTTCCGCCCCGACAACTTTGTCTTCGGCCAGTCCGGCGCCGGCAACAACTGGGCCAAGGGCCACTACACCGAGGGCGGGGAGCTCATTGACTCCGTCCTCGACGTCGTCCGCGAGGAGGCCGAGAACTGCGCTGCCTCCAAG GTGTGCCACTCCCTCGGTGGGGGCACCGGTTCCAAGATCAGGGAGGAGTACCCAGGCCGGATGATGCTCACCTTCTCCGTGTTCCCATCTCCAAAGGTCTCTGACACGGTGGTCGAGCCCTACAACGTCACTCTCTCGGTTCACCAGCTGGTGGAGAACACCGACGAGTGCATGGTGCTGGACAACAAGGCGCTCTACGACATTTGCTTCCGCACCCTCAAGCTGACCACACCTAGCT GTGGTGGAATGAGGACACTCTCCAAGAGAACTTCTTAA
- the LOC123105434 gene encoding tubulin beta-6 chain isoform X1, whose protein sequence is MPGRGRIAAASPASSTCGTRMLPQPVWSTSRPASPPSSAETRKPAAAPWLPSPPAPSRTPTGASTISCMPAATRSTRSQLPRCVLMDLEPDTMGSVHTGPCGQIFRPDNFVFGQSGAGNNWAKGHYTEGGELIDSVLDVVREEAENCAASKVCHSLGGGTGSKIREEYPGRMMLTFSVFPSPKVSDTVVEPYNVTLSVHQLVENTDECMVLDNKALYDICFRTLKLTTPSLGGGMRTLSKRTS, encoded by the exons GCCGCCTCGCCTGCCTCGTCTACCTGTGGGACGAGGATGTTGCCGCAGCCGGTGTGGAGCACATCGAGGCCCGCCTCGCCCCCCTCCTCCGCGGAgactcggaagccagcagcggcaCCGTGGCTGCCGTCCCCGCCGGCTCCATCCCGCACGCCGACCGGCGCCTCCACCATCTCATGTATGCCAGCGGCGACCAGGAGCACGCGTTCCCAACTCCCTCGGTGCGTGCTCATGGATCTCGAACCCGACACCATGGGCTCCGTGCACACGGGGCCCTGCGGCCAGATCTTCCGCCCCGACAACTTTGTCTTCGGCCAGTCCGGCGCCGGCAACAACTGGGCCAAGGGCCACTACACCGAGGGCGGGGAGCTCATTGACTCCGTCCTCGACGTCGTCCGCGAGGAGGCCGAGAACTGCGCTGCCTCCAAG GTGTGCCACTCCCTCGGTGGGGGCACCGGTTCCAAGATCAGGGAGGAGTACCCAGGCCGGATGATGCTCACCTTCTCCGTGTTCCCATCTCCAAAGGTCTCTGACACGGTGGTCGAGCCCTACAACGTCACTCTCTCGGTTCACCAGCTGGTGGAGAACACCGACGAGTGCATGGTGCTGGACAACAAGGCGCTCTACGACATTTGCTTCCGCACCCTCAAGCTGACCACACCTAGCT TAGGTGGTGGAATGAGGACACTCTCCAAGAGAACTTCTTAA